A segment of the Candidatus Nitrososphaera gargensis Ga9.2 genome:
TATCTGCTGTGGCGCTACGAATACGTCCTTGCAGACATTTATGGCACACCTCACCTTGTCAGGCCGAACGGGATGGTGCCAAAGAACTCTACACACATCTTTAGGGATAAGGATAGTGGGCGCGTGATAGGCAAGGCGCGCTACACAGGCTTTTTCATGTAAACTGGGTGAATGTTCTATTTTATCGACTTGTAGAGCAAGAGCCGCTTTTTCAGCATCATAATTTCTTCATTCTTGGCTCTCAACTCCTTGTTGAGGCGCGTTATCTCTTCTATCAGCTCTGTCTTGCTCTTGCTTGCGTATGTGTCTGCTGCTAGAGTCACTGACCTGTTTGCTTGCGTTCTAAGATAAAGTGTCGACAGTTGCTAAATTTACAAATTGCTTTACTAATGTTAGCTTGACTGATAATAGTCTTGAGTAATTTTGGCTTTGATTTTGCGAGTGCTAAAAAATGATTAACGAAAAATAGTCGGTAAATCAAGGATTGAAATGAGAATCAGCGATCTGGTTGTCGTCTTCTACCGGGTATCTCCAATCCAACGTGCCAATAAATCCCTGCTGTTGAGTGTACCCGCCATAGAGGGAAGCCGTTATGATTGCAACTGCCAATGTCACGATAATAATTAAACTGCTTCTCTCCACAATCAAGAGAGATAATCAATTAACATATTTCTGTGGTTCTCTGTCTGTTCTTTTAGTTCACAGTTTTTATCCTTTCATGAAACCGAGCACAAAGGCGGCTGCAAAACTCCCTGTGAGAGGTATTCCAAAGTTTATCAGAGTGGGAGCGATCTGGTCAGAAACGCCTGCTATCTGGCCGGTCGCATTCCCCAGCCCGGAAGTCACGCCTGATGCCGACGCGCTCAGCTTGTCCCAGTTTATGGTGACAATGCCCTGATAGTTCAAGTACGCAAGGGCGGCAAAGAACAGTCCGACTATTATCATCATTATCTTGATCGCCTTTTTTATCGCATAGCCGATCAGGAAGCCAGCTATGCCGCCAAATCCAACTGAAGTACCTGTGAAGGCTAGGTCAACGCTCATGCGCTATTTGTGTTTCTTATATGACAAGCTATTATTTGAATGATATTGAAGAATCATCTACTGACTGCATAACGATATAGACATATTCGCGGGCAATCAATGACTGTATGTATTGATCGAGGTATACTTTGATGGTCTCTGCCAGCCGATAAACCCCGGTGGCATCGCATGTTATGCTTTTGTTGTAAAGAGCAACGGCAAGACTCTCCACCGCGATTATGGGGTGGCCGGAGAGCCGTTCTCAAAGGATTCAACTAACAATATTGCAGAGTACACCGCGCTAGCCAAGGCGCTAGAGTGGCTCGTTGCCAACAATCTTGCTTTTGACAAAGTCGAGATCCATAGTGATTCCCAGCTGGTCGTCAACCAGCTTGAAGGCAACTACAAGGTAAAAGCAAAGAGAATAGTCCCGCTTTACAGAAAAGTCCTACTGCTCAAGGCCAAGTTTCCAGACATGAAGATCAAGTGGGTGCCCCGGGAACAGAACAGGGAAGCTGACAGGCTGACCAACATTGCATACAACAAGACACTGCGAGAAAACCCAGAATATCTGAACAGGGTACTAAAAGAAGAAAAGGGCTAGGCCGATGTGGCCGGTGTCATCAGCTCTGCGCTCCCAAAGAGCACTGAAAATTGCTTACACCACACAAGCACTATGTCGTACTTTGACAGGTCGGTCCCTTTGGGTATGTCGTAGTTCTGGTTGCCAATATTTGCCTTCAGCCTACCAAGGTCAACAAAGTCGGATGCCTGCTTATCGGTGGAAAGATAGATGTACAGGTCAGGGCCGTTTGTTACTCTCAAGTCTTCAAGCCTCAGCACATTGCTTCCATCTTCAAGGTAGATCACCTTGGCCACTCCTTCGGCGTTATGAATTCCGTCATTGACGCCGACAAAGTTGTCCGCCAGTTCCTTTTCTATCATCGCATCTTGGCCCATGCCTGCCATCATACTATCATTTCTTTTCCATCATCATATCGCCTGTTTTATCGGCCATGGCTACATCTTCCATTGCCTTGTCTTCCCTCATTTTGTCGTCTGTGGTAGGCACTGGCTCGTCTATCGTAGTGTTTATGAAAAGCGGAGATATTGCGTAAACGCCTGCCGGCACCACTATGGCCGCCGCAATTATTGCGACAATTACACCCTTCTTCATATGACGCGTATCAGGGGTGATTATTAAAACGGTTTTTTCCAGATCGCATCCAGATCTTGTCCAATTCAGTCCTGCATTTTCTGGGCGACAATTGTCTGCCTCGCAAACCCTTTTGACATTGCAAATGAGCCACAGGTCGCGAGGAACGCAAAGAACAGGATATTGCGCAGTCCTATCCTCTCTGCTATTATCCCGCTTGCCAGAGGACCGATGATTGCGGCCACGTTTATTGTGGATTATAGCAGTGCGCTTGAGGTAGCCTTTTCCTTGTTCTTATCAAGTAGAGAGCAGTGACCTCATGTAAAGGAGGCTCCATGAAACTCCAAGCACGAGCTGTATCGGAAATACGTGAAAGTAGCTTTGCAAGAGAAAAGTATGCCAGAAATACTGCCGCAGATAGGATTGCTTCGAGCTCTATCGACCTATAGTAGTTGGCGTGAATGGTCCTGCCAAACTAATTCATGAACACAAACTGCGTAATTGCATTTGTAGCATAGATCGCACCAATCCCGATGTCTCCTGAGCCAAGGAATATCGGGAACATGCTCCATACCGCGCTTGCCATAAGCTGGCGCAAGAAGAATGAGCTATAGGCTATTTTATTCTGCCGCAGGAGCTGCATCGTGGTTGTAACGCTTGACGGCTTTTCAATTATCACGCATACTTCCGGATCTCTCTATGGGTTACGTCCCATCAGCAGTGATATGAAGAATCCTCCAAGGAGCATTAGACCGATGAAGGCAAACACTACATTGATCTCGCCTCCAAACGCTTCTTTCAGGATGCCTGTGCCCATGGTTCCTGCAAACCATCCAAGCGATCCAAAGGAGATTATCTCTGCCAGTGTGAATTTGCCAGCTTGAGTTGATTCGTATGACTTGGCAATGAGCGCGCCTGCATACATGCCTGTTGCCACGCCTGCCGCAACCCTGATGGCAAATAGCGAAAGGCCGTCAAACCGACCATGTGAAGAAAGAACACTGCCGCGCAGATCAAGTAGCCGAGCCTGATGATCAACGTCTTGCTGCTTGCAACATCCTCCTGTAGTAGACCTTGCCAAAGTATGTGTACGAAAGCGCCTGCGCAAGGCCGTAACCTGCCACTATTGCGCCCACCAAAATGTACGAGTCGGTCAGGCTATTTGCAAACAATGGCATGAACGTAGATGTCGCGCCAATGCCTGCGCTCTCTACTAGATTCTCTGTGCGGAGGGATGTCTTCAGTCAGACTTGAGCTGCAAAGAGCGCATTATGTGGTTATGTGTGTAATCAGATCGAGTCATCCATCGTGATAAACCGGCTCTTGTTCTCAGCTATTGATGGCACTATCTTGCCAGTTATAATAGAGTCAAAATTCTTTTCTTCAACGTCGAACGTGACAAGAAGGTAATAGTTCTCGTTTATTGGTATTGTTGCCCGCAAGAGCCTGTCATACCTGCCAAAGGCATAGACCATCTTGCCT
Coding sequences within it:
- a CDS encoding FUN14 domain-containing protein; translation: MSVDLAFTGTSVGFGGIAGFLIGYAIKKAIKIMMIIVGLFFAALAYLNYQGIVTINWDKLSASASGVTSGLGNATGQIAGVSDQIAPTLINFGIPLTGSFAAAFVLGFMKG
- a CDS encoding DM13 domain-containing protein; its protein translation is MMAGMGQDAMIEKELADNFVGVNDGIHNAEGVAKVIYLEDGSNVLRLEDLRVTNGPDLYIYLSTDKQASDFVDLGRLKANIGNQNYDIPKGTDLSKYDIVLVWCKQFSVLFGSAELMTPATSA
- the rnhA gene encoding ribonuclease HI; this encodes MIEVYFDGLCQPINPGGIACYAFVVKSNGKTLHRDYGVAGEPFSKDSTNNIAEYTALAKALEWLVANNLAFDKVEIHSDSQLVVNQLEGNYKVKAKRIVPLYRKVLLLKAKFPDMKIKWVPREQNREADRLTNIAYNKTLRENPEYLNRVLKEEKG